In Rhipicephalus microplus isolate Deutch F79 chromosome 7, USDA_Rmic, whole genome shotgun sequence, one genomic interval encodes:
- the LOC119180398 gene encoding uncharacterized protein LOC119180398 has translation MNALAVVALCGLIAAANAGGIGLFGGGYGHGGYGGYGGYGLGYGGYGYGGLGYGAGVAVAAAPVAVAAAPVAAAPVAVAAPAVAAAPAVAVARPSAALVGSSYASHVNHGVSYTARAVAAPVAVARPAAAVAVAAPAVAAPVAVARPAVAVAAPVAVARPAVAVAAPAVAAVAAPAVAVGYGAGYGLGYGYGAGYGLGHGLGYGLGYGHGLGYGLGYGHGLGYGVGLAVKKY, from the exons ATGAACGCCCTC GCCGTCGTTGCCCTTTGCGGACTCATCGCCGCCGCTAACGCCGGTGGCATCGGCCTCTTCGGCGGAGGCTACGGCCACGGTGGCTACGGCGGCTACGGCGGCTATGGTCTCGGCTACGGCGGCTATGGCTACGGTGGCCTCGGCTATGGTGCTGGTGTCGCTGTCGCTGCCGCCCCTGTCGCTGTTGCTGCCGCCCCCGTCGCTGCCGCCCCTGTCGCTGTCGCCGCCCCAGCTGTGGCCGCCGCCCCCGCTGTGGCCGTCGCCCGTCCATCTGCCGCCCTCGTCGGTTCCTCCTACGCCAGCCACGTTAACCACGGCGTGAGCTACACCGCCCGTGCTGTCGCTGCTCCCGTCGCCGTGGCTCGTCCCGCCGCTGCCGTCGCCGTGGCTGCTCCCGCCGTCGCCGCTCCCGTCGCTGTGGCGCGTCCCGCCGTTGCTGTCGCCGCTCCCGTCGCCGTGGCGCGTCCCGCTGTTGCCGTTGCTGCTCCCGCCGTCGCCGCTGTCGCTGCTCCCGCTGTCGCCGTTGGCTACGGAGCCGGCTACGGCCTTGGCTACGGCTATGGAGCCGGCTACGGCCTTGGCCACGGACTTGGCTATGGCCTTGGCTACGGACACGGACTCGGCTATGGCCTTGGCTACGGACACGGACTCGGCTACGGCGTCGGCCTCGCCGTCAAGAAGTACTAA